The genomic region GCTACTAGGCCAGGGGGGTCGCGCCTGCTGACCGTCTAGGTCGGTCTATCGGCTGCTCGTGCCCCGCCGCTCCCTCACCGAGCGGCGGGGTTTCCTTTGGTGGTCGCGGGAGGTGTGGGTGAAGGGTGCAGAGGTAGTGATGAAGATGCTCGAGCGGCACGGCGTGGAGGTCGTGTTCGGGCATCCGGGGGGCGCGATCATGCCGATCTACGACGCCCTCTACGACTCGGGCGTCAAGCACGTGCTGGTCAGGCACGAGCAGGCCGGCACCCACATGGCGGACGCCTACTACAGGGCCTCCGGCCGCGTGGGCGTCTGCTTCGCCACCTCCGGACCCGGAGCGACGAACCTGGTCACGGGCCTGGCGACGGCGCACATGGACTCCTCGGCCGTCGTGGCGATCACCGGCAACGTCGTACGCGGGCTCATCGGCACCGACGCCTTCCAGGAGGCCGACGTCTACGGCATCACCGGGCCGGTCACGAAGCACAACTACCTGGTCAAGGACGTCGCGGACCTGCCGCGCGTGCTCACGGAGGCGTTCCACATCGCGTCCACGGGCCGCCCGGGCCCCGTCCTCGTGGACGTGCCGAAGGACGTGCAGCTGGCCGAGTGCGACGGCCCGCTCGACGCCGAGATCGACCTGCCCGGGTACCGGCCCACCTGCGTGGGGAACGCCCGCCAGATCGAGAGGGCGGCGGAGGCCATCGCCAAGGCGCAGCGTCCCGTGATGATCGTCGGCGGCGGCGGCCAGGCCGCGCCGGACGAGGTCGCCGACTTCGTCGCGCACACCGGCATACCCGTGATCACCACGCTGATGGGCATCGGCGCCTACCCGCCGGGGCGCGACGAGTCCCTGGGCATGCCGGGCATGCACGGCACGGTCACCGCGAACCGAGCCATCACCCACTGCGACCTGATCCTCGGCGCCGGCCTGCGGTTCGACGACCGCGTCACCGGCAAGGTCAGCCGCTTCGCACCGAACGCGACCGTCGTGCACATCGACATCGACCCCGCCGAGATCTCGAAGCTCGTCAAGGCCCACGTGCCCGTCGTCGGCGACCTCCGCGACGTGCTGCCCCGCCTGCGGGCGTTGCTGCCCCGCCTGGAGATCGGCCCGTGGCGGGAGCAGCTCGCGGCCTGGAAGGACAAGTACCCCGAGCGCTACAAGGCCGACAGCCCGCTGGTCTCGCAGGAGGTCCTCGAGATGCTCCGCGAGGCCGCCGGCGGCGGCTGCATCGTCACCACCGAGGTCGGCCAGCACCAGATGTTCGCGGCGCGCCTCTTCCCGACCACCAAGCCGCGCAGCTTCATCACCTCCGGCGGCCTCGGCACGATGGGCTTCGGCCTGCCCGCCGCGATCGGCGCCGCCTTCGCCCGACCGGGCGAGCAGGTCGTGTGCGTCGCCGGCGACGGCAGCATCCAGATGAACGTGCAGGAGCTCGCCACGCTGGCCAAGCACCGCCTGCCGGTCGTCATCGCGATCCTCAACAACGGGATGCTGGGGATGGTCAGGCAGTGGCAGGAGCTGTTCCACGCCCAGCGCTACTCGGAGGTCTACCTCGCCGACTCGAACCCCGACTTCGCGAAGCTCGCCGAGGCCTACGGCATCGAGGGTCACAACGTCTTCGACCGCGAGCACGCCAGGCGCGTGATCCCCGCCGCCCTGGCCAAGGGCGAGCCCGTGCTGCTGAACTTCCTCGTCTACGAGGCCGAGAAGGTGTGGCCGATGGTCCCGGCGGGCGCCGGCGTGGACGAGATGATCATCGGCGACCAGGAGCCGGAGCCGGCGGCCGCCGAGCCGCGCGAGGAGGTGCCGGCGTGAGGGCGCGGACGCGGGCTCTCGAGGGGGCGCGCCCGTGACCGTCTCGCGCCACGTCCTCTCCGTGACGGTGCGCGACCAGCCCGGGGTGCTCCTGCGCATCGCTGGCCTGTTCGCGCGCCGCGGCTACAACATCGAGTCCCTCTCGGTCGCCCAGACCGAGCGGCCCGGCCTCTCGCGCACGACCTTCGTCGTCACGGGCGAGGACGCGACCGTCGAGCAGGTCACGAAGCAGCTCCAGAAGCTCATCGACGTGCTCACGGTCGTCGACCACTCCGGCTCGGCGTACGTGAGCCGCGAGCTGATGCTCATCAAGGTCGCCGTGCGCTCGCCCGACGACCGCGTCGAGCTCAGGCAGATCGCCCAGGACTTCAGGGCCCGCATCGTCGACGTCGCCAGGCAGGCGCTGACCTTCGAGGTCACCGGCGACGAGGGCAAGGTGCAGGCGTTCATCGGCCAGATGAGGCCGTTCGGGATCCTCGAGCTCGTGCGGACCGGCATGGTCGCCCTGGAGCGCACCGAGCAGGAGAGGGGGCGCGCCAGGGCCGCATGAGGCGAGCCGCGCGGACCGCGACAGAGCGGCCGCCGCGCCGGGGCACGCCGGCGCAGGGACGAAGGCAGGGCGCACCGCCGCCCGGGAACGACGCGAACCGCCTCCGCGGGAGGCGAGGAGGAGAGTGAACCAGATGGCGAAGATCTACTACGACGCCGACGCCGACATCGACGACCTGCAGGGACAGACGATCGCCGTCATCGGCTACGGCTCGCAGGGACACGCCCACGCGCTCAACGCCCGCGACTCGGGCTGCGACGTCGTCGTCGGCCTCAGGCGCGGCTCGAACTCGTGGGCCGCCGCGGAGGCCGCGGGACTGCGGGTCATGGAGGTCGCCGCGGCGGCCGCGGCCGGGGACATCGTCATGGTCCTGCTGCCCGACGAGGTGCAGGGACGCGTCTACCGCGAGCAGATCGAGCCGCACCTCGAGCCGGGGAACGCGCTGGCCTTCGCGCACGGCTTCAACATCCACTTCCACCAGATCGCGCCGCCCAAGGCGGTCGACTGCTTCATGGTCGCCCCCAAGGGACCCGGCCACCTCGTGCGCCGCACGTTCCGCGAGGGCGGCGGCGTGCCTTGCCTCCTGGCCGTCCACCAGGACGCCACCGGCGACGTCAAGCGCCGGGCGCTGGCCTACGCCAAGGCGATCGGCGGCACGCGGGGCGGCGTGGTGGAGACGACGTTCAAGGAGGAGACCGAGACCGACCTGTTCGGCGAGCAGGCGGTGCTGTGCGGCGGCCTCACGGCGCTGATGCAGGCCGGCTTCGAGACGCTCGTCGCCGCCGGGTACCAGCCCGAGCTGGCCTACTTCGAGTGCGTGCACGAGATGAAGCTGATCGTCGACCTCATCTACGAGGGCGGCTTCGAGAAGATGCGCCACTCGATCTCGAACACGGCCGAGTACGGCGACTACGTGACCGGCCGCAAGGTCATCGACGAGGGCGTCAGGGAGCGGATGCGCGAGGTGCTGGCGAACATCCGCTCCGGCGCGTTCGCGCGCGAGTTCCTGCTCGACAACGAGGCCGGGCAGGTCGTCCTCCGGACGGGCCGCCGCAACTCGGCCGAGTCGCAGATCGCCCAGGTCGGCGCCGAGCTCCGCGGGATGATGCCCTTCATCGGACGCCAGGAGGAGGCCGAGGAGGGCCCCAAGGAGGTACCGGCGTGAGCTACGTCCGGTTCTTCGACACGACCCTGAGGGACGGCGAGCAGAGCCCGGGCGTGGCGCTGAACACCGCGCAGAAGCTCGAGATCGCTCACGCGCTCGCCCGCCTCGGGGTCGACGTGATCGAGGCCGGCTTCCCCATCACGAGCCAGGGCGACTACGAGTGCGTGCGCGCGATCGCCGCGGAGGTCGAGGGACCCATCGTCTGCGCCCTGGCCCGCACGCACACGGCGGACATCGACAGGGCCGCGCAGGCCGTGGAGGTCGCCAGGCGCCCGATGATCCACATCTTCACCTCGGCCAGCGACGTGCACCTCGAGCACATGCTGCGCAAGACGCGGGAGGAGGTCCTCGAGCTCTCGGACAGGATGGTCCGCTACGCGCGCGGCTTCGTCGACGAGGTCGAGTTCAGCGCCCAGGACTGCATGCGCGCCGACCCCGAGTTCGTCTACGCGCTCGTGCGCACGGCCATCGCCGCCGGGGCGACGACCGTCAACGTCCCCGACACCACCGGCTACGGGACGCCGCAGGAGTACGGGGGCCTCATCAGGTCGATCTTCGAGAACGTGCCCGAGGCCAGGGACGTGCGCATCAGCACCCACTGCCACGACGACCTCGGCCTGGCCGTCGCGAACTCCCTCGCCGGCGTGGAGGCGGGCGCGACGCAGGTGGAGGCGACGATCAACGGCATCGGCGAGCGCGCCGGCAACACCTCCCTCGAGGAGGCCGCGATGGCGCTCTACACGCGCGCGGACCACTACGGGGCGAGCATCGGCATCAACACGCGAGAGATCTACCGCGTCAGCAAGCTCGTCGAGCGGCACACCGGCATGCTCGTGCCCCCGAACAAGGCCGTGGTAGGGGAGAACGCCTTCTCGCACGAGGCCGGCATCCACCAGGACGGCGTGATCAAGCACCGCGCCACCTACGAGATCATGAACGCCGAGCTGGTCGGACGCGACGCCGGCGTGCTCGTCATGGGCAAGCACTCGGGCAGGCGCGCGTTCCGCAAGACGCTCGCCGACCTCGGCTACGCCAACGTGCCCGACCAGCGGCTCGACGCCGTGTTCGCCCGGTTCAAGGACCTCTGCGACCGCAAGAGCAGGGTGACGAACGAGGACATCAGGGCGCTCATGGACGACGAGGCCGGGCGCGTCGCCGAGGCCTACGTGCTGCGGAGCGTGCAGTTCCAGTCCGGCACGAACATGACGCCCGTCGCGACGGTGACGCTGGAGACGGACACCGGCCCCGTGACGCTGGCCGGCACCGGCGACGGTCCCGTCGACGCCGTCTACCACGCGATCGAGGCGATCACGGGGCTGAGCCTCGAGCTCGACTCCTACGACCTCAGGAGCGTGGGCTCGGGCAAGGACGCCCTCGGGGAGGTGACGATACGCGTGCGCCAAGACTCGCGGCTGGTGCAGGGCCGCGGTCTCTCGACCGACGTCGTCGAGGCCTCGGCGAAGGCCTACGTGGACGTGCTCAACAAGCTGGCGGCCGGCCAGGTGAGGCTGACCGCCGGCCGGAGGGCCGGGGAGGAGGCGGCCGGCGTCGCGGCCGGGGACTGAGGCCGCGCCTCGGCGCCGCCATGGCAGCGCTGGGGAGGCCGACGCCCCCTGTCCGTCGGCGGGGCCCGCGCCCGGAGGCGGGCGCCGCGCTTGACACGCCCGCGCCCGCGCCATTACAGTTCCCGCCAACGTTCGGCCGGGTACCGCGCGACCCACCCAGCGCGCCGCGACGAGCGTCCGCCTTGCAGACGCCGACTGCCGCGTCACCGTAGCGCCGTCCGGGTCGGCCTGCCAGCCAGAGGAGCAGCGACCAGCGGGCGCCGAGGCTTCCCATCTCGTCAGGGAGGTTACGTGCCCGTGTGGTCAGACTTCACGAAGCTGAGTTGGCCCGGTGAGCGCGACGCCTGCGGCGTCGGCTTCGTCGCCCACGTCGGCGGCCGGGCCTCGCACGACGTCCTGGCCCACGGGCTCACCGCGCTGGAGAACCTCGCGCACCGCGGCGCCGTCAGCGCCGACGGCAAGACCGGCGACGGCGCCGGCGTGCTCACGCAGGTGCCCCACAGGCTGTTCCGCCGCGAGCTGGAGGCGCGCGGCGTGGGCCTGGAGCGGGACCGCGACCTCGCCGTAGGCGTCTTCTTCGTCGCCAACGACGCGCCGGCCGCCCGCGTGTTCGCGCTCGTGAAGGACGAGCTGGCGCGCAGCCCGCTGGAGACGCTGGCGTGGCGCACGCCGCCCACCGACCCCGAGGCCCTCGGCGAGCAGGCCAGGGCGCGGCTGCCCCACATCAGGCAGGTGCTGCTGCGCAGGCCGCGCTGGCAGGGCGAGGAGGCGTTCGAGAGGACCCTCTACCTCACCAGGAAGCGGATCGAGAGGCGCCTCAGGGACGCCGGCCTGGGGCGGGCGTACGTCTGCTCGCTCTCCAGCCGCACGATCGCCTACAAGGGCCTGATGGCCGCCAGCCAGCTCGAGCGCTTCTACCTCGACCTGGCCGACCCCGACTACGAGACCGCGATATGCGTCTTCCACCAGCGCTACAGCACGAACACGGTGCCGCGCTGGTCGCTGGCGCAGCCGTTCCGCCTGCTCGCCCACAACGGCGAGATCAACACGCTCCAGGGCAACGTCAACTTCATGCGCGCCCGCGAGCCCAGGCTGACGGGTCGCGTGTGGGGCGACGAGGTCAAGGACCTGGTGCCCGTGATCGACGACGGGGCCTCCGACTCGGGGGCCCTCGACAACGCCCTCGAGCTCCTCACCCGCTCCGGCCGCGACCTGCCGCACGCGCTGATGATGCTGCTGCCGCAGGCCTACGAGAACGACGCCGAGGTGAGCGCCGACCTGCGCGGCTTCTACGACTACCACGCCACCCTCATGGAGCCGTGGGACGGTCCCGCCGCCCTGGCCGTCACCGACGGGCGCTACGCCGTGGCGGCCCTCGACCGCAACGGCCTGCGCCCGCAGCGCTACTGGCTGACGGCCGACGACCTGCTCGTCGTGGCCTCCGAGGCCGGCGTGCTGCCGGCGGAGGACGACCGCGTCGTCGAGCGCGGGCGCCTCGGCCCCGGGCGCATGATCGCCGTGGACACCCTCGAGGGCCGGCTGCTGCGCGACGACGAGCTCAAGGCGCGCTACGCCGGCAGGCGCCCCTACGGCACCTGGGTCGAGCGCTACCAGGTGGGCCTCGAGCCGGCGGAGGAGGACGTCGCCGCGGGGGACGGCGTCGACCTGCGCCGCGCGCAGCAGGTCTTCGGCTACCACGCCGAGGAGTACGACAGGATCTTCGAGCCCATGGCCGTCCGCGGCGAGACGCCGCTCGGCTCGATGGGCGACGACACGCCCCTGGCGGCGCTCTCGGCCCTGCCGCAGCTCACCTACGGCTACTTCAAGCAGCGCTTCGCTCAGGTCACGAACCCGCCCATGGACCCGCTGCGCGAGAGCGTCGTCATGTCGCTGGCCACGGTCCTGGGACCGCGCGCCAGCGTCCTCGACGAGGAGCCGGAGGCCGCGCGGGTCATGCGCTTCCCCGGACCCGTCATCGACGCCGCGACCCTCGCGGCGCTGCGGTCGCAGACCGTCCTCGGCACCGCGGTGCTCGACTGCACGTTCCCGGTGGCAGCGGGCGAGGAGGGCCTGGCCAGGGCGCTCGAGGAGCTCGCCGACAGGGCCCAGGACGAGGTGGCCTCCGGCGTCGCCGTGCTGATCCTCTCCGACAGGGGCTTCGGTCCGGACCGCGCGCCGGTGCCGATGCTCCTGGCGGTGGGCGCGGTCCACCACCGCCTGCTCCTCGTCGGCCGGCGCACGCGGGCGGCGATCGTCTGCGACACGGGCGAGCCGCGCGAGGACCACCACTACGCCTGCCTCATCGGCTTCGGCGCCGCGCTCGTGCACCCCTACCTGGCGCTCCAGACCGTGCGCGACGTCGCCAAGGGCGGGAAGGGGTGGGACCCCGTCGACCCAGACGAGGCCGTGGCGCACTACGTGTCAGCGGTCGAGAAGGGCCTCTTGAAGACGATGTCGAAGATCGGCATCAGCACGCTGGCCGCCTACCGCGGCGCCCAGGTGTTCGAGCAGGTGGGCCTCTCCGCCGACGTCGTCGAGCGCTACTTCTACGGCACGCCGGGGCTCGCCGGCGGCGTCGACCTCGGCGTGCTGGCGCGCGACGCGCTGGCGTTCCACGCCGCGGCGTACCCCGAGGCCCCCGAGCGCCTCACCGACCGCGGCGTCTACCGCTTCAGGAAGGCCGGCGAGTACCACGCCCTCAACCCCGACGTCTTCAAGCCGCTGCACAAGGCCGTGAGGACGGGCT from Trueperaceae bacterium harbors:
- the ilvB gene encoding biosynthetic-type acetolactate synthase large subunit, which encodes MKGAEVVMKMLERHGVEVVFGHPGGAIMPIYDALYDSGVKHVLVRHEQAGTHMADAYYRASGRVGVCFATSGPGATNLVTGLATAHMDSSAVVAITGNVVRGLIGTDAFQEADVYGITGPVTKHNYLVKDVADLPRVLTEAFHIASTGRPGPVLVDVPKDVQLAECDGPLDAEIDLPGYRPTCVGNARQIERAAEAIAKAQRPVMIVGGGGQAAPDEVADFVAHTGIPVITTLMGIGAYPPGRDESLGMPGMHGTVTANRAITHCDLILGAGLRFDDRVTGKVSRFAPNATVVHIDIDPAEISKLVKAHVPVVGDLRDVLPRLRALLPRLEIGPWREQLAAWKDKYPERYKADSPLVSQEVLEMLREAAGGGCIVTTEVGQHQMFAARLFPTTKPRSFITSGGLGTMGFGLPAAIGAAFARPGEQVVCVAGDGSIQMNVQELATLAKHRLPVVIAILNNGMLGMVRQWQELFHAQRYSEVYLADSNPDFAKLAEAYGIEGHNVFDREHARRVIPAALAKGEPVLLNFLVYEAEKVWPMVPAGAGVDEMIIGDQEPEPAAAEPREEVPA
- the gltB gene encoding glutamate synthase large subunit: MPVWSDFTKLSWPGERDACGVGFVAHVGGRASHDVLAHGLTALENLAHRGAVSADGKTGDGAGVLTQVPHRLFRRELEARGVGLERDRDLAVGVFFVANDAPAARVFALVKDELARSPLETLAWRTPPTDPEALGEQARARLPHIRQVLLRRPRWQGEEAFERTLYLTRKRIERRLRDAGLGRAYVCSLSSRTIAYKGLMAASQLERFYLDLADPDYETAICVFHQRYSTNTVPRWSLAQPFRLLAHNGEINTLQGNVNFMRAREPRLTGRVWGDEVKDLVPVIDDGASDSGALDNALELLTRSGRDLPHALMMLLPQAYENDAEVSADLRGFYDYHATLMEPWDGPAALAVTDGRYAVAALDRNGLRPQRYWLTADDLLVVASEAGVLPAEDDRVVERGRLGPGRMIAVDTLEGRLLRDDELKARYAGRRPYGTWVERYQVGLEPAEEDVAAGDGVDLRRAQQVFGYHAEEYDRIFEPMAVRGETPLGSMGDDTPLAALSALPQLTYGYFKQRFAQVTNPPMDPLRESVVMSLATVLGPRASVLDEEPEAARVMRFPGPVIDAATLAALRSQTVLGTAVLDCTFPVAAGEEGLARALEELADRAQDEVASGVAVLILSDRGFGPDRAPVPMLLAVGAVHHRLLLVGRRTRAAIVCDTGEPREDHHYACLIGFGAALVHPYLALQTVRDVAKGGKGWDPVDPDEAVAHYVSAVEKGLLKTMSKIGISTLAAYRGAQVFEQVGLSADVVERYFYGTPGLAGGVDLGVLARDALAFHAAAYPEAPERLTDRGVYRFRKAGEYHALNPDVFKPLHKAVRTGSQEAFAEYLSAVDGRRPATVRDLLEVTPAGPPVPLDEVEPIAELVKRFTTQAMSHGSVSREAHEALAIAMNRLGGRSNSGEGGEDPVRFGPYERDMPERSHSPTWHPRAGDHANSAIKQVASGRFGVTPHYLVSARELEIKMAQGSKPGEGGQIPGYKVSEEIAAIRHAVPGVTLISPPPHHDIYSIEDLAQLIHDLKNSNPSARIHVKLVAEVGVGTVAAGVSKAHADVVLISGHDGGTGASPLTSLKHAGGPWELGLAETQQTLLLNGLRERIVVQTDGQLKTGRDVVVAALLGAEEFGFATAPLVVSGCIMMRVCHLDTCPVGVATQNPVLRERYTGKPEFVVNFFEYIAEEVREYLAELGFRTLDEAIGHAEMLDVSRAVDHWKAAGLDLTPILHVPALPEGAARRRTTGQDHGLEKSLDVTQLVPLAQPALESAGSERVSAALEIRNTNRTVGTMLGYELTKKYRGAGLP
- the ilvN gene encoding acetolactate synthase small subunit; translation: MTVSRHVLSVTVRDQPGVLLRIAGLFARRGYNIESLSVAQTERPGLSRTTFVVTGEDATVEQVTKQLQKLIDVLTVVDHSGSAYVSRELMLIKVAVRSPDDRVELRQIAQDFRARIVDVARQALTFEVTGDEGKVQAFIGQMRPFGILELVRTGMVALERTEQERGRARAA
- the ilvC gene encoding ketol-acid reductoisomerase: MAKIYYDADADIDDLQGQTIAVIGYGSQGHAHALNARDSGCDVVVGLRRGSNSWAAAEAAGLRVMEVAAAAAAGDIVMVLLPDEVQGRVYREQIEPHLEPGNALAFAHGFNIHFHQIAPPKAVDCFMVAPKGPGHLVRRTFREGGGVPCLLAVHQDATGDVKRRALAYAKAIGGTRGGVVETTFKEETETDLFGEQAVLCGGLTALMQAGFETLVAAGYQPELAYFECVHEMKLIVDLIYEGGFEKMRHSISNTAEYGDYVTGRKVIDEGVRERMREVLANIRSGAFAREFLLDNEAGQVVLRTGRRNSAESQIAQVGAELRGMMPFIGRQEEAEEGPKEVPA
- a CDS encoding 2-isopropylmalate synthase, whose protein sequence is MSYVRFFDTTLRDGEQSPGVALNTAQKLEIAHALARLGVDVIEAGFPITSQGDYECVRAIAAEVEGPIVCALARTHTADIDRAAQAVEVARRPMIHIFTSASDVHLEHMLRKTREEVLELSDRMVRYARGFVDEVEFSAQDCMRADPEFVYALVRTAIAAGATTVNVPDTTGYGTPQEYGGLIRSIFENVPEARDVRISTHCHDDLGLAVANSLAGVEAGATQVEATINGIGERAGNTSLEEAAMALYTRADHYGASIGINTREIYRVSKLVERHTGMLVPPNKAVVGENAFSHEAGIHQDGVIKHRATYEIMNAELVGRDAGVLVMGKHSGRRAFRKTLADLGYANVPDQRLDAVFARFKDLCDRKSRVTNEDIRALMDDEAGRVAEAYVLRSVQFQSGTNMTPVATVTLETDTGPVTLAGTGDGPVDAVYHAIEAITGLSLELDSYDLRSVGSGKDALGEVTIRVRQDSRLVQGRGLSTDVVEASAKAYVDVLNKLAAGQVRLTAGRRAGEEAAGVAAGD